Proteins encoded in a region of the Saccharomyces eubayanus strain FM1318 chromosome V, whole genome shotgun sequence genome:
- the GEA2 gene encoding Arf family guanine nucleotide exchange factor GEA2, translating to MDSKGLTTVDPVTIIIKECINLSTAMRKYSKFTSQSGVAALLGGGSEIFSNQDDYLAHTFNNLNTNKHNDPFLSGFIQLRLMLNKLKNLDNIDSLTILQPFLLIVSTSSISGYITSLALDSLQKFFTLNIINESSKNYIGAHRATVNALTHCRFEGSQQLSDDSVLLKVVFLLRSIVDSPYGDLLSNSIIYDVLQTILSLACNNRRSEVLRNAAQSTMISVTVKIFAKLKVIEPIDANQVYINDESYTNDVLKADTIGTNVQSKETEIQKDTIASDIHDEEAISEDDGNEETHGHLEKNVDKIEQLEIVQKTTRSNSKIQAYADDNYGLPVARQYLNLLLSLIAPENELKHSYSTRIFGLELIQTALEISGDRLQLYPRLFTLISDPIFKSILFIIQNTTKLSLLQATLQLFTTLVVILGNNLQLQIELTLTRIFSILLDDGSASSSNLENKNKPSIIKELLIEQISILWTRSPSFFTATFINFDCNLDRADVSINFLKALTKLALPESALTSTESVPPICLEGLVSLVDDMFDHMKDIDREEFAGQENEMEILKKRDRKTEFIECTNAFNEKPKNGIPMLIKKGFIASESDKDIAEFLFKNNNRMNKKTIGLLLCHPDKINLLTEYIRLFDFAGLRVDEAIRILLTKFRLPGESQQIERIIEAFSSTYCENQNYDPSKISDNAEDDISTVQPDADSVFILSYSIIMLNTDLHNPQVKEHMSFEDYSGNLRGCCNHKDFPFWYLDRIYCSIRDKEIVMPEEHHGNEKWFEDAWNNLISSTTVITEIKKDTQSVMDKLTPLELLNFDRTIFKQVGPSIVSTLFNIYVVASDDHISTRMITSLDKCSFIAAFFDFKDLFNDILNSIAKGTTLVSSSHDDELSTLAFEYGPMPLVQITFEDTNTVIPVSTDAVRFGRSFKGQLNTVVLFRIIRRNKDPKIFSKKLWSNIVNIILTLFEDLILPPDIFPDLQKRLKLGNLPKPSPEVSINKSKESKGLLSTFASYLKGDEEPTEEEIKSSKKAMECIKSSNIAASVFGNESNVTADLIKTLLESAKTEKNVDNSRYFEAELLFIVELTIALFLFCKQERDLGKFILQKVFQLSHTKGLTKRTVRRMLTYKVLLISLCVDQSEYLSKLISDELLKKSEIFTQKFFATNQGRDFLKKLFSLTESEFYREYLLGHENFWKFLRKVTAMKEQSESVFEYLNESIKTDTNILTNENFMWVLGLLDEISSMGAVGNHWEKEYQKLTESGHKVDKENPYKKSIDLSLKSITLTSHLLEDNDNLNKNEIFAIIQALAHQCINPCKQVSEFAVETLQNTLINKIEVPSDEMESVEELIEGGLLPLLNSSETQQDQKIPISSILTIISNVYLHFLKTGKTSNETFLKILGIFNKFVDDSEIERQLQQLILDKKSIEKEASATSSHLSSRDQTPASSDIQDGAAAPINETTIDDIKPEVSNDDDIENEGEKEITE from the coding sequence ATGGATAGCAAGGGACTCACCACGGTAGATCCAGTCACTATTATAATCAAAGAATGCATTAATTTATCAACAGCAATGAGGAAATACTCCAAATTCACCTCCCAATCTGGAGTGGCTGCTTTATTGGGAGGGGGGAGTGAAATATTTAGCAACCAAGATGATTATTTGGCTCACACATTCAACAATTTGAACACTAACAAGCATAATGATCCATTTTTGTCAGGCTTCATTCAATTAAGACTCATGTTAAATAAGCTGAAAAATCTAGATAACATTGACTCGCTGACTATTTTACAGCCATTTTTATTAATCGTAAGCACAAGTTCTATCTCTGGTTACATCACGTCTTTGGCCCTTGAttctttacaaaaattctttactttgaatattatcaatGAATCATCCAAAAACTACATTGGAGCACATAGGGCAACTGTGAACGCTTTAACACACTGCAGGTTTGAAGGCTCTCAACAACTCTCTGACGATTCTGTTCTGCTGAAAGTCGTGTTTTTGCTGCGCTCAATCGTCGATTCACCATACGGGGACTTATTATCAAACTCAATTATATATGATGTGTTGCAAACAATTCTTTCGCTGGCCTGTAATAATAGAAGAAGCGAAGTTCTCAGGAATGCAGCCCAATCAACGATGATTTCTGTGACTGTAAAGATTTTTGCGAAATTAAAGGTTATTGAGCCCATCGATGCCAATCAGGTATACATTAATGACGAAAGCTACACAAATGACGTACTGAAAGCTGATACGATTGGTACAAATGTGCAATCCAAAGAAACcgaaattcaaaaagataCCATCGCCTCTGATATACATGACGAGGAAGCAATTAGCGAAGATGATGGCAATGAGGAAACGCATGGGCATCTAGAGAAGAACGTAGATAAGATTGAACAGTTAGAAATTGTACAGAAAACAACCAGATCAAATTCCAAAATCCAAGCGTACGCAGATGACAACTATGGGTTGCCGGTGGCTAGGCAATATCTGAACTTACTATTATCGTTGATTGCACCAGAAAATGAGCTCAAACACTCTTATTCAACTagaatttttggtttagaGTTAATCCAAACAGCATTGGAAATATCGGGCGACAGATTACAGCTATACCCCCGCCTTTTCACTTTGATATCAGATcctattttcaaaagcattttgtttattatccAGAACACTACGAAACTTTCACTCTTACAGGCTACTTTGCAGTTATTTACTACACTGGTTGTCATATTGGGCAATAATTTACAATTGCAAATTGAGCTAACCTTAACaagaatattttccatTCTTTTGGACGATGGTTCTGCAAGCAGTTCAAACCttgaaaacaagaacaaaccgtcaataataaaagagcTTTTGATTGAGCaaatttctattttatgGACTAGGTCGCCATCTTTCTTCACTGCCACTTTCATCAATTTCGACTGTAACCTTGATAGAGCAGATGTTTCCATAAACTTCCTAAAAGCGCTGACTAAACTTGCCTTACCTGAATCAGCTTTGACCAGCACAGAGAGTGTTCCACCTATTTGCCTCGAAGGTTTAGTGTCTTTAGTCGATGATATGTTCGATCATATGAAGGACATTGACAGAGAAGAATTTGCCGGACAAGAGAATGAAATGGagattttaaagaaaagggaTCGTAAAACGGAGTTTATTGAATGTACCAATGCTTTTAAcgaaaaaccaaaaaatggTATTCCTAtgttaataaaaaaaggtttTATTGCTTCTGAATCTGATAAAGATATTGCtgagtttcttttcaagaacaacaatCGTATGAATAAGAAAACGATAGGTTTACTGCTGTGCCATCCAGATAAGATAAATTTGCTAACCGAATACATTCgtttatttgattttgccGGATTGAGGGTTGATGAAGCTATTAGAATTTTGTTGACGAAATTTAGGTTGCCTGGTGAATCGCAACAGATCGAAAGAATTATTGAGGCTTTTTCGTCCACATACTgtgaaaaccaaaactaCGATCCATCCAAAATCAGTGACAACGCTGAGGATGACATATCTACGGTTCAACCGGATGCTGATTccgtttttattttaagTTATTCCATCATTATGCTAAACACGGACTTGCATAACCCCCAAGTGAAGGAACATATGTCATTCGAGGATTATTCCGGTAACTTAAGGGGATGCTGTAATCACAAAGATTTCCCATTTTGGTACCTGGATAGAATTTATTGTTCAATCAGAGATAAGGAAATTGTTATGCCAGAAGAGCACCATGGTAACGAGAAGTGGTTTGAAGATGCTTGGAATAACttaatttcttctactACGGTGATAACtgagataaaaaaagacaCACAGTCAGTTATGGATAAACTGACACCTTTGGAGCTTTTGAACTTTGATAGAACAATTTTCAAACAAGTTGGACCAAGCATTGTGAGTACGCTATTCAACATTTACGTAGTTGCATCAGATGATCATATATCGACCAGAATGATAACAAGTTTGGATAAATGTTCATTTATTGCTGCCTTTTTTGACTTCAAAGACCTCTTTAATGATATACTGAACTCTATTGCTAAGGGAACTACTTTAGTAAGTTCAAGCCATGATGATGAACTTTCGACTCTAGCATTTGAGTACGGTCCAATGCCATTAGTACAAATTACATTTGAAGACACAAATACTGTGATTCCAGTTAGTACAGATGCCGTTAGATTTGGTAGGTCATTTAAGGGTCAACTAAACACAGTAGTGCTTTTCCGTATAATCCGTAGGAATAAAGACCCCAAGATATTTTCTAAGAAGCTATGGTCAAACATTGTCAATATTATTTTAACGCTATTCGAAGACTTGATTCTGCCTCCTGATATTTTCCCAGATTTGCAAAAAAGACTAAAATTGGGTAACTTACCCAAGCCATCTCCCGAAGTTTCTATTAATAAGAGCAAAGAAAGTAAGGGTCTTCTATCAACTTTCGCTTCATATTTAAAAGGTGATGAAGAACCGacggaagaagaaatcaaatcttcTAAAAAAGCAATGGAATGCATCAAGTCCAGTAACATCGCTGCTTCTGTCTTTGGGAATGAATCGAATGTGACCGCAGATTTAATAAAGACCCTACTCGAGTCTGCAAAGACAGAGAAAAACGTTGATAATTCCAGATATTTTGAAGCAGAGCTTCTATTCATCGTCGAATTGACAATCgcattgtttttgttttgcaaaCAAGAAAGGGATTTGGGAAAGTTTATACTACAAAAGGTTTTTCAGCTTTCTCATACAAAGGGCCTCACAAAAAGGACTGTTCGTAGAATGCTGACATACAAAGttttgttgatttctttGTGTGTGGATCAAAGTGAATATTTATCCAAATTAATAAGTGATGAACtattaaagaaaagcgAAATTTTCACCCAGAAATTTTTTGCCACTAATCAAGGTagagattttttgaaaaagttattttcattaactGAATCAGAGTTTTATAGAGAGTATCTATTAGGACacgaaaatttttggaaatttctAAGGAAGGTTACAGCAATGAAAGAGCAAAGTGAAagtgtttttgaatatctAAATGAATCCATAAAAACGGACACAAATATTTTGACAAATGAGAATTTTATGTGGGTACTAGGACTATTAGATGAAATCTCATCAATGGGAGCCGTTGGTAACCATtgggaaaaagaataccaGAAGTTGACGGAGAGTGGACATAAAGTGGATAAGGAGAACCcttacaaaaaatcaattgaTTTGTCACTGAAATCTATTACATTAACATCACACTTGCTagaagataatgataatttgaataaaaacgaGATATTTGCTATTATCCAAGCTTTGGCACATCAGTGCATCAACCCATGTAAGCAGGTAAGCGAATTCGCCGTGGAAACACTACAAAATACTCTTATCAACAAGATCGAGGTACCGTCTGATGAGATGGAATCCGTGGAAGAGTTAATCGAGGGCGGATTATTACCACTATTGAACTCGAGTGAAACACAACAAGATCAGAAAATCCCCATTTCGTCCATATTAACAATAATATCGAACGTTTACTTACACTTTCTGAAGACGGGAAAGACAAGTAACGAAacgtttttgaaaatcttgggtattttcaacaaattcgTAGATGACTCAGAAATCGAGAGGCAGTTACAGCAATTGATTCTTGATAAGAAGagtattgaaaaggaagctaGCGCAACATCGTCCCATCTATCCTCACGCGATCAAACACCCGCATCCAGCGATATCCAAGATGGGGCTGCGGCACCGATTAACGAAACCACGATTGATGACATTAAACCAGAGGTTTCaaatgatgacgatatagaaaatgaaggaGAGAAAGAAATTACAGAATAG
- the GLC3 gene encoding 1,4-alpha-glucan branching enzyme codes for MYNVPDNVKGAVEFDPWLKPFADVLSERRYLADKWSYDITHATPDGSYQSLSKFSRDSYKSYGLHANPDTKEITYKEWAPNAQRAYLVGEFNNWNTTSHELKDKDEFGNFTITIPPLSNGDFAIPHDSKIKVMFVLPDGSEIFRLPAWITRATQPSKETSKQFGPVYEGRFWNPQTSYNFVNPRPKFNGSVDSLRIYEAHVGISSPEPKVTTYKEFTEKVLPRIKYLGYDAIQLMAIMEHAYYASFGYQVTNFFAASSRFGTPEELKELVDTAHGMGIIVLLDVVHSHASKNVEDGLNMFDGSDHQYFHSVSSGRGEHPLWDSRLFNYGKFEVQRFLLANLAFYVDVYQFDGFRFDGVTSMLYVHHGVGEGGSFSGDYNEYLSRDRSSVDHEALAYLMLANDLVHELLPQSAVTIAEDVSGYPTLCLPRSIGGSGFDYRLAMALPDMWIKLIKEKADDEWEMGGIVYTLTNRRHGEKVVAYCESHDQALVGDKTLAFWLMDASMYTDMTVLKEPTIIIDRGIALHKMIRLITHSLGGEAYLNFEGNEFGHPEWLDFPNANNGDSYKYARRQFNLADDPLLRYQNLNEFDRSMQLCEKKHKWLNTEQAYVSLKNEKDKMIVFERNNLLFIFNFHPTDSYSDYRVGVEKAGTYHIVLNSDRAEFGGHNRINETSEFFTTDLEWNNRRNFIQVYIPSRVCLVLALKE; via the coding sequence ATGTACAACGTTCCTGATAATGTCAAAGGTGCAGTCGAATTCGATCCGTGGTTGAAACCCTTTGCGGATGTGCTATCCGAGAGAAGATACCTGGCCGACAAGTGGTCTTACGATATCACTCATGCCACGCCCGATGGTTCGTACCAGTCGCTGAGTAAATTTTCTAGAGATTCATATAAGTCGTATGGGTTGCATGCCAACCCAGATACCAAGGAGATTACTTACAAAGAATGGGCACCCAATGCTCAACGTGCATATTTAGTGGGGGAGTTTAACAACTGGAATACTACATCTCATGAGCTCAAGGACAAGGACGAGTTCGGAAATTTCACCATCACTATCCCTCCCCTATCGAATGGTGACTTTGCCATTCCTCATGACTCTAAGATTAAAGTGATGTTTGTTTTGCCGGATGGTTCTGAGATCTTCCGTTTACCTGCATGGATTACAAGAGCCACTCAACCTTCTAAGGAAACTTCCAAACAATTCGGACCTGTTTATGAAGGAAGATTTTGGAACCCACAAACCTCTTACAATTTTGTTAATCCAAGGCCAAAGTTTAACGGATCTGTAGACTCTTTAAGAATCTACGAAGCGCATGTAGGTATTTCAAGTCCTGAGCCAAAGGTCACTACATATAAGGAATTTACTGAAAAGGTTTTGCCCAGGATTAAATACCTCGGTTATGATGCCATTCAATTGATGGCTATTATGGAACATGCCTACTATGCATCATTTGGTTACCAAGTGACTAATTTCTTTGCGGCAAGCTCTCGTTTTGGTACCCCTGAAGAGTTGAAAGAGCTGGTCGATACCGCACATGGAATGGGTATCATAGTCTTATTGGACGTTGTTCATAGTCACGCTTCTAAAAATGTAGAAGATGGGCTGAATATGTTCGATGGCTCCGATCATCAATATTTCCATTCTGTAAGTTCCGGTAGAGGTGAACATCCATTATGGGATTCTCGTCTTTTTAACTACGGTAAATTTGAAGTACAACGATTTCTATTGGCAAATCTGGCTTTTTATGTCGACGTTTATCAGTTTGATGGTTTTAGATTCGACGGTGTCACTTCCATGCTATATGTTCATCATGGTGTTGGTGAAGGCGGTTCCTTTAGTGGTGACTACAACGAATACCTTTCTCGTGATAGATCTTCTGTCGACCATGAAGCTTTAGCTTATTTGATGTTAGCCAACGATTTAGTTCACGAATTACTGCCTCAGTCAGCTGTTACTATTGCGGAAGATGTGTCTGGTTACCCAACTCTCTGTCTACCCCGTTCCATTGGTGGTAGTGGTTTCGACTACAGATTGGCCATGGCTTTACCCGATATGTGGATTAAATTAATCAAGGAGAAAGCAGACGATGAATGGGAAATGGGCGGTATCGTTTACACTTTGACTAATAGACGTCATGGTGAAAAAGTCGTTGCCTATTGTGAATCTCACGATCAAGCTTTGGTTGGTGACAAGACCTTAGCATTTTGGTTGATGGATGCCTCAATGTATACCGATATGACTGTATTGAAGGAACCTACCATTATCATTGATCGTGGTATTGCCCTACACAAGATGATTAGGTTAATTACTCATTCATTGGGTGGTGAAGCTTATTTGAACTTCGAAGGTAACGAGTTTGGCCACCCAGAATGGTTGGATTTCCCCAATGCTAACAATGGCGACAGTTATAAGTACGCTCGGAGACAATTTAATTTGGCAGATGATCCTTTGTTACGCTACCAGAATTTGAATGAATTTGATAGATCAATGCAGTTATGTGAGAAAAAACATAAGTGGTTGAACACAGAACAAGCATATGTCTCattaaagaatgaaaaagacaaaatgattgtgtttgaaagaaataatttactatttattttcaactttcATCCCACAGACAGCTACAGTGATTATAGAGTTGGTGTTGAAAAAGCTGGTACTTATCACATCGTATTAAACTCGGATCGTGCTGAATTTGGCGGACATAACAGAATCAACGAAACTTCCGAATTCTTTACCACTGACTTGGAATGGAATAACAGGAGAAATTTTATTCAGGTATACATTCCTAGCAGAGTTTGTTTGGTTCTTGctttgaaagaatga
- the UBC8 gene encoding E2 ubiquitin-conjugating protein UBC8, with protein MKLLMSDHEVDLVNDSMQEFHVKFLGPKDTPYENGVWRLHVELPDNYPYKSPSIGFVNKIFHPNIDIASGSICLDVINSTWSPLYDLINIVEWMIPGLLKEPNGSDPLNNEAATLQLRDKKLYEEKIKEYIDKYATREKYEQMFGEDDGNGDTDGDGDAQNDTDSDDDMEDTGMSSGDDSVDELSEDLSDIDVSDDEDEDVDV; from the coding sequence ATGAAACTTTTGATGAGTGATCATGAGGTAGATTTAGTCAATGATAGCATGCAGGAGTTCCATGTGAAGTTCTTGGGTCCTAAGGACACACCATATGAAAATGGTGTATGGAGACTACATGTTGAGTTGCCCGATAACTATCCATATAAGTCCCCAAGCATAGGGTTTGTTAACAAGATATTTCATCCAAACATCGACATCGCATCGGGATCGATATGTTTGGACGTGATTAATTCTACATGGTCGCCTTTATACGATTTGATAAATATTGTGGAGTGGATGATACCGGGTTTATTAAAGGAACCCAACGGGAGCGATCCCTTGAATAACGAAGCTGCCACACTACAGTTACGAGATAAAAAACTGTATGAggaaaagatcaaagaaTATATAGATAAGTATGCcacaagagaaaaatacgAGCAGATGTTCGGTGAAGACGATGGAAATGGTGATACCGATGGCGACGGGGACGCACAGAATGACACTGATTCGGATGATGACATGGAGGACACTGGGATGTCCAGTGGTGACGACAGCGTCGACGAGTTAAGTGAAGACTTAAGTGACATCGATGTCAGTGATGACGAGGACGAGGACGTGGACGTCTAG
- the VAC8 gene encoding protein anchor VAC8, producing MGSCCSCLKDSSDEASVSPIAENEREAVTLLLGYLEDKDQLDFYSGGPLKALTTLVYSDNLNLQRSAALAFAEITEKYVRQVSREVLEPILILLQSQDPQIQVAACAALGNLAVNNENKLLIVEMGGLEPLINQMMGDNVEVQCNAVGCITNLATRDDNKHKIATSGALIPLTKLAKSKHIRVQRNATGALLNMTHSEENRKELVNAGAVPVLVSLLSSTDPDVQYYCTTALSNIAVDESNRKKLAQTEPRLVSKLVGLMDSPSSRVKCQATLALRNLASDTSYQLEIVRAGGLPHLVKLIQSDSIPLVLASVACIRNISIHPLNEGLIVDAGFLKPLVKLLDYKDSEEIQCHAVSTLRNLAASSEKNRKEFFESGAVEKCKELALDSPVSVQSEISACFAILALADVSKLDLLEANILDALIPMTFSQNQEVSGNAAAALANLCSRVNNYTKIIEAWDRPNEGIRGFLIRFLKSDYATFEHIALWTILQLLESHNDKVEDLVKNDGDIINGVRKMADATFERLQRSGIDVKNPGNNMNTNSNDNSSNNNDTGSEHQPAEDASLELYNITQQILQFLH from the coding sequence ATGGGGTCATGTTGTAGTTGCTTGAAAGATTCTTCAGACGAGGCCAGTGTCTCACCAATTGCCGAGAATGAAAGAGAAGCGGTGACTTTATTACTAGGATACTTGGAAGATAAAGACCAGTTGGATTTCTACTCAGGCGGTCCGTTGAAAGCATTGACAACTTTGGTTTATTCAgataatttgaatttgcaaAGGAGTGCTGCTTTGGCGTTTGCAGAAATTactgaaaaatatgttCGCCAAGTCTCCCGAGAAGTGTTAGAACCTATCTTAATACTGTTACAAAGCCAAGACCCACAGATTCAAGTAGCCGCCTGTGCAGCCCTGGGTAATTTGGCCgtaaataatgaaaacaaattgTTGATAGTGGAAATGGGTGGCTTGGAACCATTAATAAATCAAATGATGGGTGATAATGTAGAGGTTCAATGCAATGCCGTTGGATGCATAACCAATTTGGCCACAAGAGATGACAATAAACACAAGATTGCCACTTCCGGTGCTTTAATCCCATTGACTAAATTGGCTAAATCTAAACACATTAGAGTTCAAAGAAATGCTACAGGTGCATTACTGAATATGACACATTCTGaggaaaacagaaaagaattaGTTAATGCTGGTGCCGTACCTGTGTTAGTATCTTTACTTTCATCTACTGATCCTGATGTTCAGTATTATTGTACAACTGCTTTATCGAATATAGCAGTAGACGAGTCCAATCGCAAGAAACTGGCTCAAACTGAGCCAAGATTAGTTTCGAAGTTGGTGGGTCTGATGGATTCCCCATCTTCTAGAGTAAAATGTCAAGCTACTTTGGCATTGAGAAACCTAGCATCAGATACAAGTTATCAATTAGAAATTGTAAGGGCTGGTGGTCTACCTCATTTGGTGAAATTGATTCAGAGTGATTCTATACCACTAGTTTTAGCTAGTGTAGCATGCATCAGAAATATCTCTATTCACCCATTGAATGAAGGTTTGATTGTAGATGCCGGTTTCTTGAAACCATTAGTGAAATTACTAGATTACAAAGACTCAGAAGAAATCCAATGTCATGCCGTATCTACGTTGAGAAATTTGGCAGCatcatctgaaaaaaatagaaaagagTTTTTCGAAAGTGGGGCCGTagaaaaatgcaaagaatTAGCTTTAGATTCGCCTGTTAGTGTCCAAAGTGAAATTTCCGCATGTTTTGCAATTTTGGCTTTAGCAGACGTCTCCAAATTGGACCTATTAGAAGCAAACATTCTAGATGCTTTGATTCCAATGAccttttctcaaaatcaaGAGGTGTCCGGTAATGCAGCAGCTGCTTTGGCAAATCTGTGCTCGAGGGTAAACAATTATacaaaaatcattgaaGCATGGGACCGTCCGAATGAAGGTATTCGTGGATTTTTGataagatttttgaaaagtgaTTATGCTACGTTTGAACACATTGCGCTATGGACAATTTTACAGTTGCTAGAGAGTCATAACGATAAAGTTGAAGATTTGGTCAAGAATGATGGTGATATTATTAATGGAGTAAGAAAAATGGCAGATGCGACTTTTGAACGTCTACAAAGATCAGGTATCGATGTTAAGAATCCAGGGAATAATATGAAcacaaattcaaatgaCAACAGCAGTAACAACAACGACACAGGTTCGGAGCATCAACCTGCAGAGGACGCAAGCTTAGAACTGTACAATATTACTCAACaaattttacaatttttacattga
- the EDC3 gene encoding Edc3p: MSQFIGFGVQVELKDGKLIQGKIAKATSKGLTLNDVQFGDGGKSQAFKVRASRLKDLKVLTTAPQSGKRKQPRQQQQQQQQQQQQNDYNQNRGEQIDWQDDDVSKIKLQDDFDFQGNLGMFNKKDVFAQLKQSDDILPENRLQGHNRKQPQSQPNNYQIDELVIPDAKKDSWNKISSKNEQSAPQPQPQQEEDDIEVEDDEHEYDVDDIDDPRYLPITQSLNITHLIHSATSSPSMDDKTKNAIISDKDQVLAKLGQMIISQSRSNSTSLPPANKQTTIKSKNTKQTIPMATPVQLLEMESITSEFFSINSSVLLENFAVNASFFLKQKLGGRARLRLQNTNPEPLVVILTSDSNRSGAKALALGRHLCQTGHIRVITLFTCSQNELQDPMVKQQTEIYKKCGGKVVNSISSLESAMETLNSPVEMVIDAMQGYDCTLSDLAGTSETVEARIKSMISWCNKQRGSTKVWSLDIPNGFDAGSGLPDIFFPDRIEATGIICSGWPLMAINNLITHLPKLEDAVLIDMGIPQSVYSQRTSLRKFQNCDLFVTDGSLLLDL; this comes from the coding sequence ATGTCTCAATTTATTGGCTTTGGTGTACAAGTGGAGCTAAAAGACGGGAAGCTCATTCAGGGGAAAATCGCCAAAGCAACTTCGAAAGGATTGACTTTGAATGACGTACAATTCGGTGACGGCGGTAAATCCCAAGCTTTTAAAGTCAGGGCCTCTAGACTAAAGGATTTAAAAGTTCTAACTACTGCCCCTCAATCGGGTAAAAGGAAACAACCAagacaacagcaacaacaacaacaacagcaacagcaacaaaatGACTATAATCAAAATCGCGGTGAACAAATTGATTGGCAAGACGACGATGTAAGTAAGATAAAATTACAAGacgattttgattttcaagGAAATTTGGGCATGTTTAACAAGAAAGACGTATTCGCTCAATTAAAGCAAAGTGACGATATATTACCGGAAAACAGATTACAAGGACATAATAGAAAGCAACCCCAATCCCAACCGAATAACTACCAAATCGATGAATTGGTTATCCCTGatgcaaagaaagattcATGGAACAAAATCTCCTCTAAAAATGAACAAAGCGCGCCACAGCCTCAGCCGCAGcaggaagaagatgatataGAGGTGGAGGATGACGAGCATGAGTATGACgttgatgatattgatgaCCCCAGGTATTTACCGATCACTCAATCGTTAAACATCACTCACTTAATCCACTCTGCCACAAGTTCTCCATCCATGGACGATAAAACCAAAAACGCCATCATAAGTGACAAAGATCAAGTTCTAGCTAAATTAGGTCAAATGATTATTAGCCAGTCAAGGTCAAACTCGACATCTTTACCACCTGCGAACAAGCAAACGACCATTAAATCCAAGAACACTAAGCAAACCATCCCGATGGCCACTCCAGTACAATTACTCGAAATGGAGAGTATCACATCTGAATTTTTTAGTATCAATTCATCTGTACTGTTAGAAAATTTTGCTGTAAACGCGTCATTCTTTCTGAAGCAGAAGCTTGGTGGCCGTGCACGTTTGCGTTTACAGAATACTAATCCAGAACCTCTGGTGGTAATATTAACCTCAGATTCCAACAGGTCTGGTGCCAAAGCATTAGCATTAGGTAGGCACCTATGTCAAACGGGTCATATCCGTGTTATAACATTATTCACATGTTCCCAAAATGAGCTACAAGATCCTATGGTCAAACAACAAACAGAAATCTACAAAAAGTGCGGCGGTAAGGTCGTAAACAGTATATCGTCACTGGAATCCGCTATGGAAACATTGAACAGTCCTGTAGAAATGGTCATTGATGCCATGCAAGGGTACGACTGCACATTAAGCGATCTAGCAGGCACGTCGGAGACAGTTGAAGCTAGGATCAAAAGTATGATATCGTGGTGTAACAAACAGCGAGGCTCTACTAAAGTATGGTCTCTGGACATTCCAAATGGGTTCGATGCAGGCTCTGGTTTGCCAGATATCTTCTTCCCGGACAGAATCGAAGCAACGGGGATTATTTGTTCAGGCTGGCCCTTAATGGCCATCAATAACTTAATCACACACCTACCAAAATTAGAAGATGCTGTTTTGATCGATATGGGTATCCCACAAAGTGTTTATTCACAGAGAACCTCTTTGCGTAAGTTCCAAAACTGTGATCTATTTGTCACCGATGGGTCTTTGCTCCTAGACTTGTAA